A single genomic interval of Helianthus annuus cultivar XRQ/B chromosome 13, HanXRQr2.0-SUNRISE, whole genome shotgun sequence harbors:
- the LOC110901223 gene encoding protein FAR1-RELATED SEQUENCE 5-like has product MADPEIDNINSNQNDGDNIFVTTMDHPGTESVASNVYETPNGTRYWTPIVPHGVKPFLKARFNTIEQAIAMYEAYAQLAGFGTRLGTSKKVKIGNEIITTRRYVLCSRAPVNKHKHKETNPDDIDSTSPSRRSNVKVTDCKACVKFRRIKKSTDYEIYGFVEQHNHGFTSPENLDLSLKRRKLDFSTQEFIAKCRNANLGPTKSHKLHVAIKGGHHNVHGTVVDYKNCGRDIRDFIGDRDAQMIIDKFKARSENRVNYSFDTHIDDMELQLIFWCDGVSKLNYEAFGDVLAFDATYDMIFVPFTGVDHHKKCTIFGAGLLHNETIESYTWLLQKFLQAHNGKQPLLILTDQDCAMKQAVANIKGNDKRNAEIKKKFHKLVWNVYIKPETFEKRWHLLIAEYGLQEHSWLTEMYLIREQWIPGYFREIPMCTLMKTTSRCESANHLFKSNSSPHNTLVQFMLCYDTSVDGLRNDQRELSHQTDTTNPEYKTKWPIERHANAIYTRKVFFDVQKEIVKGKENSYIAERSILDGVNCFVIAHQDQTSEVLNEFKVTFNKEDLSVTCKCMGFTRNGYLCRHVFCVLGHHNIHKIPSQYIHPRWRRDAIPSSVYSIDNRLSIDQSSSGRLWRNILENLEMCRDRVRGKIDKLEELDAEVQALKDRIFAEVPYDPEINKKDVVYQEILSHAIPEALSCTAPKKIRNKGCGKHKRQVGAREIAIKKFKKKRRKCSVCGKRVRKHDKRNCPTKKGKPTKDDSSTEEVEEEEDDDDSEYDEEDDNGTDGEGDETGNDGEGDETGTNVEDNDSDG; this is encoded by the exons ATGGCCGACCCAGAAATCGACAATATCAATTCTAACCAAAACGATGGCGATAATATATTTGTTACAACAATGGACCATCCAG GTACTG AGTCGGTTGCTAGCAATGTTTACGAAACGCCAAATGGGACTAGGTACTGGACACCCATTGTCCCCCATGGAGTCAAACCGTTTTTGAAAGCTAGATTTAATACGATTGAACAAGCAATTGCAATGTACGAGGCGTACGCACAACTTGCCGGATTTGGAACCCGTTTGGGTACTTCGAAAAAAGTAAAAATAGGCAACGAGATAATTACGACTCGGCGATACGTTTTATGCTCAAGGGCGCCAgtgaacaaacataaacataaagaAACTAACCCTGATGATATTGACTCAACTTCACCATCGCGCCGTTCCAATGTTAAAGTTACAGATTGTAAGGCATGTGTGAAGTTTCGCCGTATAAAAAAGTCAACTGATTATGAAATCTATGGTTTTGTTGAACAACACAACCATGGGTTTACCTCTCCCGAGAATCTTGACTTATCACTAAAGCGAAGAAAGCTCGATTTTTCTACACAAGAGTTCATAGCTAAGTGTCGCAATGCTAATCTTGGCCCTACCAAATCCCACAAGTTACATGTTGCAATAAAAGGTGGTCACCATAATGTTCACGGTACTGTTGTGGACTACAAAAATTGTGGCCGTGACATTCGAGATTTTATTGGCGATAGAGACGCCCAAATGATAATTGACAAGTTCAAAGCTCGAAGCgaaaatagagttaattacagTTTTGATACCCATATTGATGATATGGAACTTCAGTTAATATTTTGGTGCGATGGCGTTTCTAAACTAAACTACGAAGCGTTCGGTGATGTTTTGGCGTTCGACGCAAC GTATGATATGATTTTTGTGCCATTCACTGGAGTTGACCATCATAAAAAATGTACAATTTTTGGGGCTGGGTTGTTACATAATGAGACTATTGAATCATACACATGGCTACTCCAAAAATTTCTTCAAGCACACAATGGAAAACAGCCACTCTTGATATTAACTGATCAGGATTGTGCTATGAAACAAGCTGTCGCCAAC aTCAAGGGTAACGACAAAAGGAACGCGGAAATCAAGAAAAAATTCCACAAACTAGTATGGAATGTTTACATCAAACCAGAAACATTTGAAAAGAGATGGCATTTACTAATTGCTGAGTACGGTTTGCAAGAGCATTCCTGGTTGACTGAGATGTATTTGATTCGTGAACAGTGGATCCCAGGATATTTTCGCGAAATACCTATGTGTACGTTAATGAAGACTACTTCTAGGTGCGAAAGCGCCAACCATTTGTTCAAATCAAACTCTAGTCCACACAATACGTTGGTACAGTTTATGTTGTGCTACGATACGTCCGTCGATGGGTTACGAAATGACCAACGTGAACTCTCTCATCAAACAGACACCACTAATCCAGAATACAAAACTAAATGGCCGATCGAACGTCATGCAAACGCAATTTATACTAGAAAAGTATTCTTCGATGTCCAAAAGGAAATTGTCAAGGGTAAGGAGAATAGTTACATTGCTGAACGATCAATCTTAGATGGAGTAAACTGTTTCGTGATTGCTCACCAAGATCAAACATCTGAAGTTTTAAATGAGTTCAAG GTCACGTTTAACAAAGAAGATCTATCAGTTACCTGCAAGTGTATGGGATTTACCCGAAATGGGTATCTATGTCGTCATGTGTTCTGCGTACTTGGCCATCATAACATACATAAGATTCCAAGTCAATATATTCACCCAAGATGGAGGAGAGATGCTATTCCTAGCAGTGTGTATAGCATTGACAACAGGTTATCTATTGATCAAAGCAGTAGCGGAAGATTATGGCGCAACATATTAGAGAATTTGGAGATGTGTAGAGACAGAGTGAGAGGCAAGATTGATAAATTAGAGGAACTCGATGCAGAAGTACAAGCTTTAAAAGATAGGATCTTTGCAGAAGTTCCATATGATCCGGAGATTAATAAGAAGGATGTCGTCTACCAGGAAATTCTTTCGCATGCCATACCAGAGGCGCTCTCGTGTACTGCACCGAAGAAAATCCGTAACAAAGGCTGTGGTAAGCATAAACGACAGGTTGGCGCAAGGGAAATAGCAATAAAGAAATTCaaaaaaaagagaagaaaatGTAGTGTTTGTGGGAAACGGGTTAGGAAGCATGATAAAAGGAATTGTCCAACTAAAAAAGGTAAACCAACGAAGGATGATTCATCTACCGAAGAAGTTGAAGAGGAAGAAGACGATGACGATTCTGAGTACGACGAAGAAGATGACAACGGTACTGATGGCGAAGGAGACGAAACCGGTAATGATGGCGAAGGAGACGAAACCGGTACTAATGTCGAGGATAACGATAGTGACGGCTAG